The genomic region GAATGGATGCATCTGATATATCAGCCTTAACAGCTTCTTTGCCCTCCGTGTGTACACAACTCTGGCTTCCTCCAACGTCAGTGTCTGGATACTGAGTGCTCTCAGTTACTAGCAGATTATTTTGTGTTACAATATCTTGTACAGGAATTACACTTTCATGAATATCATTCCCAGAAGTAGCAATGGGTACTTCCTCAGTTTCATCATTGAAAACTTTTGCAGGAGTTTCATTGCCTATACCTTTGGAACTGGCCAGCTTGGCAGACTCCAGATTGCAGTTCCCATCGCCAGGCGTCGTCACACTGAATTTCTCATTAGAACGAGATGTCCCATCTGCGCACTCTGACAGAATGCTCGATGACACGTCGCCATCAGTGTCCAGCAGCGCTTGGCTGCTGGAGGGGCTCCCGTCGCTACAAGCGCCACTCTTGTCCTCTCTGGACCTCATCCCGTGCTTCCTGCCAGATGTCTTTGTCCGTGACTCAGGTCGAGGATTTCCAGATGCGTCAGTCGCAGCCACAGCCTTCGTCACGTCTAAGTCAGTGTCGTCGTAGTAAATAAGCCTCCTTCTGCGTGGTCGAGTTTTAACTTGTGTCTCACCGGACACCTCTGAATCGCTGAAGACCTGTCGATCTATCTGTGGTGGGAACGCTGTATACAGATTGTCTACGAGGTCCGCGTCCTCTATGACTATTATAGGAACGCTTAATTCCCTTTCGAGATGGCTTCTCACTGACTCTACAGCAGAGTTGCCAACGCTGGAAATACCTTTTTCTGGGGGACTCGTGGTACATGGATCACCTTCACCAGTATCTCGACACCCCTGGGGCGACATATCACGAGAATCGTCACTAGGCGTAGCTGACCTCTCATTGTCAGCTAGAGACGCGTTGTCAGAACTCTTGTTATCCGAATCGTCAAACGAGTCTGGGCTTTTGTTCGAGGATGAGAAAGTGGACTTCGATGCATGGGTAATGGATGGACTCGCTTTCTTCTCCTCTTGCAAGCCTTCAGCTTTCACAGCAGATGGTCCTCCTGTGGCAGGAACCACTGTCTTATTCCCATCATGTCCATCTTCTCCCTCCTCAGCAATTGGTCCCATCGGAGGTGGTCCCGGTGACAGCACCCTGGGGTAGTACCTAACAGGCGTGCTCTCACCCTCTCTCCACTCTGACTCATCATCACTGTCGTCCTGATAGCCCCAGATTTCCCTCTCAGCTGGCCCCATGAAGCCACTTTCTCCAGTGTGTCCCTTGTCGTCGCTGGTGAACTTCTGGAAGGGCTTGCACCTCCCTGGCAGGTCAGATTTGACCCCATTATGTGGTGGAGACGATTTGTTTCTTGGAACGCCACTGATGCTGCTTACGTCAGGGCTGCGGTGCAGTGAATTGTGCAAGTCGTCTGTGCTCATGTAGCCAGAGTCACCAGTATCGCCAGCTCTCTGTTCCTCACCTGAGTTGTACTGCCCTTCGGGTGTTGACTGGTAGTCATTTGCGTCCTCCGATGAAGCTCTTCCTGCAGCACTTCCAGTGTTATCGTACTGACCGGATGTACTGTCGGAGTTCTCCTGGGCTGCCCGTTCGTTTTGGAGACGTGCCCGCTCCAGCCCATCCTCAAACTGGCGCAGAGCTTCCTCTAGGCTGGGGGCTGAAATAACCGAGTCAAAGTCAACCAATGAGTCGTCAAACGCGTTGACAGGACTGCAGACGCCACTCCTACCTGATGGTGGACCCAGAGGGACATCTGACGGCCACAGGTGGAACTCTGCATCATCCTCATCTGCAAGAAGCAATGATTTAGGTGTAGGCTGGGAATCGATCGAATTAGGTAACTGCGGATTATCACCAGAAACTGCACCTTCTCCATCTTTCTCCTTTCCAGCTGTCTCATTAGCTTTCTCAGATTTTTTCTCATTCTCTTTAAGCTCTTTAATCACCAGTTGATCTTCCTTGCCTGTCATCCACTCTTCATCTTTTCTCTCTTTGTCTTCTTCCAGTACCTCTCTGAGTTCATTCTCTTCTTCAGACTTATTCTCCTCAATTTCCACCTCTTCCATCTCTTCAATCACAAGCTTATTTTCTTCACTTGTCACCCACTCCTTCCTCTTCTCCTCTTTCTCACTTTTCACTCTCTTTACTTCTCCATTCTCATTCTCATCTTTAGAATTCTTGTTCTCATTTTCTGCCTGCTCCACCTCTTTTGTCACAAACGTATCTCCCTCACATGTCACTCTTCCTTTCCCTTTAAATTCATTCTCTTCTACTATTTCTTCCTCTTCTATCTCATTCTCTCCTTTAGAATTTTTCTTCCCATTTTctaattcttctaccttttctgtcACCATTTTGTTATATTCCTCACCTTCCTTCTTGTCATTCTCAGTCACTATTTTCCCTTTCTCCACTAGATCTTTTTCTGTGGTCTCATATATTCCCTTagaattattgtttctattttctgACTCTTCCATATCCGATTGCTCTGTCTCCTTACATTTCTCAGCCTTTTCTActacctccatttctatatttcccaTCTGTTTCTCATTGACAATTACTTTTTGCTCTTCCATATTTACATTCTCTATTCCTGTTTCAGCCGTTACATCGGGTGTGGTCTCCTCTTCCACTACCTCTTTTTCATCTATTTCCTTCTGAGCCAATTCtttttctgttgtctgtttctCGCCCTCCTGTTGATCATTTACTTCTTCACTGGACAATTCATTCACGCCTATACCTTTCTGAGACGAGTATTGAGTGTCTCTCGAAACCTGAACTTGCTTACTTTCggtttcttctttctcttcagtTTGTAGAACTGGAGGTACTTCATGTGGATTACCATCTTCAGCGTTGCCCTGTTGCTCAAGAGCTGGTATAACGTTCTGTTTTAACATGCTATCATGCTTTTGATCCATATCAGTCGTTACTTCTGATTCCCCAGTGCGTATTTTATCTTCCTTTAACTTTGCCTCCTGAGAACTACATGCCAATATCAGAGGCTGCTCTCTTTCTGCAGCAATTTCAGAGGAACCACTGTAGCTACCAGTAAGTTCAACGCTTTGTTTAGTGGAACGTTCTTTGTCTTCGCCATTGTCAGGAATTCCACCATCTGTTTTTATGTCATCAACATGCGGGGCCTCTGGTGCAACTGATTCAGAACATGTCATTAGTTTATCATCTCGTCTTGACAGTAGCAGATCTTCGTTGGTTCCTGAATGTTCCACCACTTTTTCAGCTAGAAAGTGGTCGAACTGGCTATCGAAGAAGTTAGTGCTAGGCTGCATCAAGCTTCCTGCAGGTAATGTGAAGTTCAGGATGTCATCGGACGCACCTCCGCTGGCattgttttcgttttcttcacttACCAGAAAAGGGACGCTATTTTCAAAGGAGTCTTTGGGCCCGTAGTTTTGGCTCTGACATAAGGAATTGTCTTGGCTCTCACTGGTATTAACGTCAAAATCGATTAACActccacacgtttcgttattttcaTGCGAGGCACTGCTGTACTCCCCATTCCGTGTCTCAAGTTTGGAGGGTAGTACAACAGCATTGTTGTTGCAGGCAGAGCTGACAGGGCGTGCCACGAAAGACTGGAAATCTCCACTGGACAATGTTTCAGCCTGTTCGCTGGGACTTTCTGTGGTAAGCTCATCCATCAATACATCAGACGTTGTTACCTGAGCAGTTAGAGTGTCATCTGATGTCGGTTCTTCGTGCTGTTTTTCTGCGATAGTATCACCAACATCTGCATCACTTACATTCGTCTGAATAAACTGATCACATGGTGATTCTGGCCTCTCCATTTTACTGCTGTGTACTTCCACTTCGTCTACAACCCTATTACTCGTTGTACTCGTAGCCTGGGCAGCCTGGTCAGATGATAATTCGAGCATTGTTGTTTTGTCATCAATTGTTGCTTTAGAAACTGATTCAGTACATGTCGATTCTTCACTATGCCTTTCCACGTGTCCGAATTCTAGACGCACGTCATCTGATCTTCCAGCTGCCTCTTGCTCACTTTCTTCTCCCGCCTTCCGTTCGACCACGTAGTCTTTTGGAACTTGAGCTGCTGGATATTCACACATTGCAGTTCCTGGAGACAAGTCCGCATCATCTCCCACATTGTCTTCGTTCATGTTTCCAGCAAGAGACTGTTCTCCACCTGTTTCTCGAACAATATCAGTAGTTACTGACGAGGCTTCTGATTCTATAGTTTCGCCTACAGAACCTGCAATAGTCATTACTTTATCCGTTACCATTTCTCCAGAGCTCTCGATCTTCCCGTGACTATAGCATTCTGGCACCTCTTCTACAACCTTTGAGACGGCCTCATTATTTCCGATTTCTCCACTATAGGGAGATTCATCAGCAAGCCCCAATGTATCCTTACAGTATACGTCTCTGTCTTCAGGTTGTGATGACTTCTTTTCTGCTCCAGTACACGCAAAATTGGGACTGAAAACGTAGCCCTGACTATGAGGACAATTTTGTTGACTATTTATATAACTTTCTTCTCTCTTCATCTCAGTAgatggctcaaatggatctgacACTGAAGCACTAAATACTAAATCTACTCTTTCTGCTGTACCAAGTAACCCAGATACTTCTACTTCATTATCTGCTTCACTTCCTTGAACATCTGCCTGCGTTTTAACAGTGTCATGAAACTTCAGTATGCTTCCCATCGTCATATCATCCTTACAGGAGCCATTCATGTGGTCTCTCTGATCACTGGATATAGACAGTTTATCCCCCAATGCTTCCATCTCGCAACTTGGATCACTTTCCCTCTCAGAATTTTTTTCATGGGTGCTCTCATCACCACATTCGACGTTTAACAGAGGTGATGGATGTGATTGAGATTCCCCATTCGGCTTAGAGACAGGCACCAGTACAGTAATTTGCTTATGATGTTCACCTTTTTGGTCCTCTACACCTGTCGTCATAAATGCATCCAAACATTGTCGTCCAATCTCCGTCTCCTCATTACTGCTTGTCTCATGTGCAGTATTATTTTCTTCTATATCATCCTTAGTTTCTGTGCTTCTCAGGCGTGCTTCTTGCAAATGGGGTGAACCAGACGCATTGTCATCATTACAGAATTCATTTAGTGCTGTCGGTTCCATGTCAGCCTGCGATGGACCACACTCAAATGAGGAGGTGACAGTTTGAGGCAGCGACTCGTTGACGGGTGCAGTTCGCGACGACTTCCtgctttcattcaactgctctataGATTCTGCTTCGTCTTCAGTATGGAGGCTTTCGTACAGCTCCTCGAACAGCTCATCAGCACTCGTCTGTACAACCGTGTCCGTCAGAACAGACGACTGGTAAATCAGATCGATGTCGTCTTCTGTCAGAACTTCTACACGTGGCTCCTCATCTGGGTTCTTGATCTCCGAGTCCTGTACGCTGGAGGACTGTACTTCATCTTCCAGTCTCACTGGATTCTGAGATGCGATATTTCTGCTACCACTTGACCCTGGCTCACCGGACAGATTTTGGGACCCTGATACTGTGTCGAGCGAAACAAGCTGGTGAACATCGGGATGGAGGTCTCCAGAGCCATTCCCTGCCATTTTCGTTTGGAACTGATGTGCTACGTCTTTGCTGACACTCGAACCCAAAGATGTGCCAGGTGCAGTTTTGTCCCAATCGCTGGACTGCTTTTGAGACTCCAGTGTAATTTTGGACGCTTGTACATCCAGTGAAACATACTGGGGGATAGTGGATGTGAGGTCTGCCATACCAGAGTGTTCATCAAGTGGAAGACTCGCAAGAATGTCTGAATGATCAGGTTGTTCTGCAGTGCCATGACTTCCCAGTTGTGAATAAGATATAAAGTCATCGAGGGATTCCACTGAATCTTCCGAGAAGATCCTGAAAACTTCGTCAACAAGCTTCTCCTCGTCTATTTGTGACAGAGAACCACTGTGGTGGAGCTCTGGTCGGTATGTGTCTCCCACAACACTGTCTTTCCCTAGACTCATAGTTGATAGGTCTCGTCTGTCGTCTGTGTTAATTGATAGTTGTAACCCTTCTGTTGACTGTGGCGTTACAGGATGGACAGTATTTTGACCCTGTTTATCGTTGGGTAAAGAGCTGTTGTACTCGGTATCAGATCGTTGTGAAAATTCTGTCAACAAAGAGCTACTCTTGGCTGTGTCTTGGCAGAACTGTGGAATGTTCTCTCTACGTGTTTTGTCCAGCAATGTTCTGTCACTGTGGGCGCTGTCCAGTTGTTCTGACACTTTCTCaggttcatcttcaatactgtccTCGGTAGTCAAGAAGGTGCAGGGAGAATCAGGCCTACAGGACGACAAGTTGTTGTAAGGTTCTACTCCATTTTTGGCTGTATGTTCATCTGGCTTGATGTAATGGACGCATAAATGGATCTTCTTCGTGGTTGGCACTTCTTCTGATGAGAGTGGTGGTTGTTTTTCAAACACAGCAATTCTATCTCGTACAATACCGGGGACGACgtcagtttcttcacttttttcttctGTGGGCGTCAGCAGATCTGGTTTTTGCTCTAGAGGGACCTTTTGGTTTTCTGGTTGAGAAGTGTCTGCAGGGGACAAGTTTCGTAGGCTTCTACATCTGGCAGGCTTATCAGTCGCTGCTGATTCGTTGTTCGTGACCGGAACTGGGATTGTGGTCTCCATCTGAAGGTGCTGTGTAACAGCTCTGTTCCCAACATACTGGTATGAAAATGGACCAGTGGGCTCCGTGGGTGGGCTATACCCTTGTACCTCTTTCTGGACGACATCATTACCTGTTAGACTGCTGTGCCcacttctgtaactcttggacgCAACACTGATTTTGGCCTCTGGAACGCTGTCAGTACTCCATTCAGCCCCGAGTGAGGCAGTTTTGGGGTCAACACCAGGTATATCATGCTTCTGGGCACTACATTCTTCACCAACTCCTCCTTTCACACCTAGTAAGTCCCTCACATGgtcttccatctgctttccttgtTCCTCACTGTTGGAGGCTGGCCCTTCAGCAGTGCCTTCTCCAGACTGCAGGGCCTGGTCTCCTTCCCTAGGGAGGGCTGTTCTATCCTTGCAGCGGCTGCGGGCGAAATACGTTCTGCCCTTGCCAGCCAGCCCTTCGTTGGGCTCTGCGTCCTCCAGCTCGGATATAGCGTTCAGCCCA from Schistocerca gregaria isolate iqSchGreg1 chromosome 10, iqSchGreg1.2, whole genome shotgun sequence harbors:
- the LOC126293450 gene encoding uncharacterized protein LOC126293450, coding for MSSASAAAETSDSEEAEIVEEEVGEESDGDGGGPARAEGGPDASADVSSSRPMEVAPSQPGWAAVVWRVSGEALWEVAVRMRCLMLGLIQLVRPSRLLHTAYRRLESAAAALRPSDGRRGKLLAWLRAASGRDVPSVAAAWRDGRLLCAVVRSAVPGSCPAPEDSQLHAGLSHGQALAHKFLRVPPAFSDEECSGQPLLTRALERRLLSYLLAVQRACSRMALSAGGAGLPPEAASGGGVGSGGGDGGGGGASAGPCVVARGMGLVLAVQNRRAFFYVYLLRPQQGASDGEESDSDGGGGFHVHIVGPGGDFGSAVIPTSGITPALVVTDVDADGSEVHASAAPRGYTQQQRAPTRSRRGLRRRGAAPRTSVSLPGWPPRRPHAATTAPAAPGQAIQLDYRPVPATASSPAAAVCVSYTPRSPGPHQLSVIWRGRHVPGSPFRVSVDESDGRSTPPAEAPRRLGADAAADAAPALARQRRVLLRVVDFVTDKKVLLEDGRFAEMTPAQQRLLWRSNTEDPGRSSAVLRRLLTEANEERSLLDEVCDTDTELGGPSSSPSQDSGDAGSEADARSVEGDRPRRLRRSVNIQESACDSEDQGEHQVEEEVCGLQRQRYRRILGLCSLLLRQQEPRRQSLEILSAAEHLLNGRPVRISNDTDRLVRSAICTLKAGVPADEDRRPSSAPSSVRYGIESCPGDASGLNAISELEDAEPNEGLAGKGRTYFARSRCKDRTALPREGDQALQSGEGTAEGPASNSEEQGKQMEDHVRDLLGVKGGVGEECSAQKHDIPGVDPKTASLGAEWSTDSVPEAKISVASKSYRSGHSSLTGNDVVQKEVQGYSPPTEPTGPFSYQYVGNRAVTQHLQMETTIPVPVTNNESAATDKPARCRSLRNLSPADTSQPENQKVPLEQKPDLLTPTEEKSEETDVVPGIVRDRIAVFEKQPPLSSEEVPTTKKIHLCVHYIKPDEHTAKNGVEPYNNLSSCRPDSPCTFLTTEDSIEDEPEKVSEQLDSAHSDRTLLDKTRRENIPQFCQDTAKSSSLLTEFSQRSDTEYNSSLPNDKQGQNTVHPVTPQSTEGLQLSINTDDRRDLSTMSLGKDSVVGDTYRPELHHSGSLSQIDEEKLVDEVFRIFSEDSVESLDDFISYSQLGSHGTAEQPDHSDILASLPLDEHSGMADLTSTIPQYVSLDVQASKITLESQKQSSDWDKTAPGTSLGSSVSKDVAHQFQTKMAGNGSGDLHPDVHQLVSLDTVSGSQNLSGEPGSSGSRNIASQNPVRLEDEVQSSSVQDSEIKNPDEEPRVEVLTEDDIDLIYQSSVLTDTVVQTSADELFEELYESLHTEDEAESIEQLNESRKSSRTAPVNESLPQTVTSSFECGPSQADMEPTALNEFCNDDNASGSPHLQEARLRSTETKDDIEENNTAHETSSNEETEIGRQCLDAFMTTGVEDQKGEHHKQITVLVPVSKPNGESQSHPSPLLNVECGDESTHEKNSERESDPSCEMEALGDKLSISSDQRDHMNGSCKDDMTMGSILKFHDTVKTQADVQGSEADNEVEVSGLLGTAERVDLVFSASVSDPFEPSTEMKREESYINSQQNCPHSQGYVFSPNFACTGAEKKSSQPEDRDVYCKDTLGLADESPYSGEIGNNEAVSKVVEEVPECYSHGKIESSGEMVTDKVMTIAGSVGETIESEASSVTTDIVRETGGEQSLAGNMNEDNVGDDADLSPGTAMCEYPAAQVPKDYVVERKAGEESEQEAAGRSDDVRLEFGHVERHSEESTCTESVSKATIDDKTTMLELSSDQAAQATSTTSNRVVDEVEVHSSKMERPESPCDQFIQTNVSDADVGDTIAEKQHEEPTSDDTLTAQVTTSDVLMDELTTESPSEQAETLSSGDFQSFVARPVSSACNNNAVVLPSKLETRNGEYSSASHENNETCGVLIDFDVNTSESQDNSLCQSQNYGPKDSFENSVPFLVSEENENNASGGASDDILNFTLPAGSLMQPSTNFFDSQFDHFLAEKVVEHSGTNEDLLLSRRDDKLMTCSESVAPEAPHVDDIKTDGGIPDNGEDKERSTKQSVELTGSYSGSSEIAAEREQPLILACSSQEAKLKEDKIRTGESEVTTDMDQKHDSMLKQNVIPALEQQGNAEDGNPHEVPPVLQTEEKEETESKQVQVSRDTQYSSQKGIGVNELSSEEVNDQQEGEKQTTEKELAQKEIDEKEVVEEETTPDVTAETGIENVNMEEQKVIVNEKQMGNIEMEVVEKAEKCKETEQSDMEESENRNNNSKGIYETTEKDLVEKGKIVTENDKKEGEEYNKMVTEKVEELENGKKNSKGENEIEEEEIVEENEFKGKGRVTCEGDTFVTKEVEQAENENKNSKDENENGEVKRVKSEKEEKRKEWVTSEENKLVIEEMEEVEIEENKSEEENELREVLEEDKERKDEEWMTGKEDQLVIKELKENEKKSEKANETAGKEKDGEGAVSGDNPQLPNSIDSQPTPKSLLLADEDDAEFHLWPSDVPLGPPSGRSGVCSPVNAFDDSLVDFDSVISAPSLEEALRQFEDGLERARLQNERAAQENSDSTSGQYDNTGSAAGRASSEDANDYQSTPEGQYNSGEEQRAGDTGDSGYMSTDDLHNSLHRSPDVSSISGVPRNKSSPPHNGVKSDLPGRCKPFQKFTSDDKGHTGESGFMGPAEREIWGYQDDSDDESEWREGESTPVRYYPRVLSPGPPPMGPIAEEGEDGHDGNKTVVPATGGPSAVKAEGLQEEKKASPSITHASKSTFSSSNKSPDSFDDSDNKSSDNASLADNERSATPSDDSRDMSPQGCRDTGEGDPCTTSPPEKGISSVGNSAVESVRSHLERELSVPIIVIEDADLVDNLYTAFPPQIDRQVFSDSEVSGETQVKTRPRRRRLIYYDDTDLDVTKAVAATDASGNPRPESRTKTSGRKHGMRSREDKSGACSDGSPSSSQALLDTDGDVSSSILSECADGTSRSNEKFSVTTPGDGNCNLESAKLASSKGIGNETPAKVFNDETEEVPIATSGNDIHESVIPVQDIVTQNNLLVTESTQYPDTDVGGSQSCVHTEGKEAVKADISDASIPGDVPVKGEDTTPMVRTSNVTICVIGATPTPDILDLNGEAEVRASQDSEVTIPDSKDVDESMETATESEPAVKMVDTNEGELVPISEVNETPGSTDGVITGGGQHPAVLAGTELPADHNSVASCLAAVPVPSRVPPSAAQKRVAHWKQLWDVRCSFQKKRDRDGGVRRKRKSPSIRIPGIVSRWRKSFEASAGSASSAAISGQGGAGASSCIAGASAMTRASRIRQWRQYWDGLASAEAAQAQRDAGATRKLSKLPPSAVALFDRSQRDDLGTPDDCAPSAHQQSDSDLPAVSSWRFQSPTPPPSYQELVLSGVIKPPQPPAPRKKHHRPHVQRSPPLVPLHPTPAIPSIVEHPSSHDPPTTGRPLQETAALDTETLTSFPTIVSSVEQDPPVEDQKMGVIGAGQQKCTASVGMAPERVNRYSISSISVGEGATVRVVQSPDNILTPSQDTHGKPIVELREEVATPEPEPRILDTKKPHISSRYISAIGTKEESITSTRPKTSKVVHLTNKKRAQLEEVADVPVKDLVRNVGPVKNVVIIPRTTMDDTSYTSVYSTERAMYRTGKTERGEANANSFGSKVDSSQDLSKKQEPRSETPTIIAREHTVGEASGRSASGAVAEAAVTSRPSGGDRRQKEKDKVSLAEVLALEVQDFDSEDLASVQKLSGLFDDKKTRPATPSKTQTPPKSPTRKPAVRPAPVTASTGDSRDSEVQHLPEVKVPVVRVLVVEEEKKQQPPSPSPPRRASFSGELRSRPTPPAVAAPRPWSPTPQPSAAAVGDQGAEDAESRNRFERARMFFQTLEKSQGSSSRSGSLDSAPPFAECDDNLPIQRTKGHNRRRRRSGDGGSVTPGGGVQWEMGGPRWQSRLAERPGGSERLPRKVSERFHVRDLFRDVLGEGGVRGIPHQQAVLAALRSVESDGSRPVSPYEELAASGGISSPDPDPYPDADSDPDPDPVPELDCRRGCSSPEPQAYLSEYPYLPKTPTRQFRPRPALLQPTLIPRRELLKTE